The genomic window GCTGGTGCGACAAGAATCGGCACAAGTGCAGGTGTAGCAATCATGTCCGGTTCAACTGGCGAAGGCTATTAATTTCTAAGGAGAAAAAGATGTCAGAAATCAAACAAGAATGGATCGATATCGCGATCGACGCTTTGGATAAAGCGTATGTTCCTTACTCCAAATTTCCAGTCGGTGCTTGTTTAGTGACAGCCTCTGGGAAAACCTATCAAGGATTGAATATCGAAAATGCGTCATTTGGTTTAACGAATTGCGCAGAACGTACCGCATTTTTTAAGGCAGTATCCGAAAAAGAAATGGATTTTGCTCATCTAGTCGTTGCAGGACACACGCCTGAGCCAATTTCTCCATGTGGCGCCTGTCGCCAAGTCATGGCAGAATTTTGTGACGCAGAGATGCCAGTCACGTTGGTAGGCGACCACGGTGTGACGAAAACAATGACCGTGAGAGAGTTATTACCTTACGCATTTTCAGAAAAAGATTTATAAACTATGTTCAATTCAGTCAGCTGACTGTTGAAAAAACAACTACTTTAGGGGGCTTTACAGAAATGAAAAAAGCAAAATTATTTGGTTTAGGTGCTATCGCACTATCAGCCGGCTTACTTTTAAGCGCATGCGGTAACGGCGGTTCAGATTCTACTGATTCAACAGGTGGAAACAGTGCATCAGGAACAGCAACTGCAGCATTGATTACAGATACTGGTGGCGTCGATGACCGTTCATTCAACCAGTCAGCTTGGGAAGGGTTAGAAGATTGGGGTAAAGAACAAGGCTTGTCTCGCGGAAATGACGGCTTCCAATATTTCCAATCATCAAATGAATCAGATTATATCCCAAATATCGATCAAGCGTTGAACGCAGGCTTCAAAACAATTTTTGGGATCGGGTTTAAATTAAAACCAGCGATCGAAGAACAAGCAACAAGTAATCCTGAAACAAATTTTGCGATCATTGATGATGTCATTGAAGGAAAAGACAACGTAGTTTCAGCAACATTTAAAGACAACGAAGCTTCTTACCTTGCAGGAATCGCAGCAGCTTACACAACTGAAACAAATGTTGTTGGCTTTATCGGTGGAGTTAAAGGTGAAGTAATCGACCGCTTTGAAGCTGGTTTCAATGCAGGTGTGAAAGCCGGCGCTGAAGCGTTGAACAAAGAAATCGAAGTATTGAACCAATACGCTGGTGACTTCTCAGCTCCAGATAAAGGACGTTCAATTGCACAAGGTATGTACGCACAAAATGCCGACATCATTTTCCATGCTTCAGGTGGTACCGGTAACGGTGTCTTCCAAGAAGCAAAATCATTGAATGAATCAGGCGAC from Enterococcus sp. DIV1094 includes these protein-coding regions:
- a CDS encoding cytidine deaminase, translating into MSEIKQEWIDIAIDALDKAYVPYSKFPVGACLVTASGKTYQGLNIENASFGLTNCAERTAFFKAVSEKEMDFAHLVVAGHTPEPISPCGACRQVMAEFCDAEMPVTLVGDHGVTKTMTVRELLPYAFSEKDL
- a CDS encoding BMP family lipoprotein — its product is MKKAKLFGLGAIALSAGLLLSACGNGGSDSTDSTGGNSASGTATAALITDTGGVDDRSFNQSAWEGLEDWGKEQGLSRGNDGFQYFQSSNESDYIPNIDQALNAGFKTIFGIGFKLKPAIEEQATSNPETNFAIIDDVIEGKDNVVSATFKDNEASYLAGIAAAYTTETNVVGFIGGVKGEVIDRFEAGFNAGVKAGAEALNKEIEVLNQYAGDFSAPDKGRSIAQGMYAQNADIIFHASGGTGNGVFQEAKSLNESGDKKVWVIGVDRDQSDEGNYTLDGEDKNFTLTSTLKGVGTVVKDLAQQSADGNFPGGEHTVYGLKEDGVGITEGQLSDEAKKAVDEAKEKIISGDIEVPETPES